A region of Lycium barbarum isolate Lr01 chromosome 3, ASM1917538v2, whole genome shotgun sequence DNA encodes the following proteins:
- the LOC132634383 gene encoding IQ domain-containing protein IQM6-like isoform X2 → MEANQKPNSVGALLIPTIMQTPMPDSTVLLEDLLWRALDFATLRQSSVSFFDIAKTESVVSRWKRAKIWASKIDPRHRYGVNLNRYHEVWCNSESSQPFFYWLDFGDGKEAIAEKCSRSDLQSQCIKYLGPKEREAYEVTLKNGKFMYTKTGVYVDTVEGTKWMFVLSTSRTLYAGEKQRHHFHHSSFLAGGASLSSGRLVVSKGELEAIWAYSGHYRPTEEHFEEIITFLEEHHVDLTNVKKYAIDDDTVPKSKVSSLTNESKDDGTKNSTNEVIPHAA, encoded by the exons atggaAGCAAATCAAAAACCCAATTCAGTAGGAGCTCTACTTATTCCTACAATCATGCAAACTCCAATGCCAGATTCTACAGTTCTCCTTGAAGACCTCTT GTGGAGGGCATTAGACTTTGCAACTCTTAGACAAAGCTCTGTCTCTTTTTTTGACATTGCAAAGACAGAGTCAGTAGTTTCGCGTTGGAAAAGGGCTAAAATCTGGGCTTCAAAG ATAGATCCACGCCACCGGTATGGCGTGAACCTAAATCGTTATCATGAAGTGTGGTGCAACAGCGAAAGCTCACAGCCATTTTTCTACTG GCTAGATTTTGGTGACGGAAAAGAAGCAATTGCCGAGAAATGTTCAAGGAGTGACCTACAATCGCAATGTATTAAGTATCTCGGACCA AAAGAGAGGGAAGCATATGAAGTAACTCTAAAGAATGGAAAATTTATGTACACCAAAACTGGTGTTTATGTGGACACAGTTGAGGGTACTAAATGGATGTTTGTGCTTAGCACCTCAAGGACCTTATATGCTGGTGAGAAGCAAAGACATCATTTTCACCACTCCAGTTTTCTAGCTGGAGGTGCTTCTCTTTCATCTGGAAGATTGGTCGTCTCTAAGGGAGAGCTCGAG GCTATATGGGCATACAGTGGTCATTATAGGCCAACAGAAGAGCATTTTGAGGAGATAATAACCTTTCTTGAGGAGCACCATGTTGACCTCACCAATGTTAAG AAATACGCAATAGATGATGACACAGTCCCCAAGTCAAAAGTTTCAAGCCTTACAAATGAATCAAAAGATGATGGCACCAAAAATTCCACTAATGAAGTCATTCCACATGCTGCCTAG
- the LOC132634383 gene encoding IQ domain-containing protein IQM6-like isoform X1 has protein sequence MEANQKPNSVGALLIPTIMQTPMPDSTVLLEDLLWRALDFATLRQSSVSFFDIAKTESVVSRWKRAKIWASKVGKGLSKDEKGQTLNYRHWLEAIDPRHRYGVNLNRYHEVWCNSESSQPFFYWLDFGDGKEAIAEKCSRSDLQSQCIKYLGPKEREAYEVTLKNGKFMYTKTGVYVDTVEGTKWMFVLSTSRTLYAGEKQRHHFHHSSFLAGGASLSSGRLVVSKGELEAIWAYSGHYRPTEEHFEEIITFLEEHHVDLTNVKKYAIDDDTVPKSKVSSLTNESKDDGTKNSTNEVIPHAA, from the exons atggaAGCAAATCAAAAACCCAATTCAGTAGGAGCTCTACTTATTCCTACAATCATGCAAACTCCAATGCCAGATTCTACAGTTCTCCTTGAAGACCTCTT GTGGAGGGCATTAGACTTTGCAACTCTTAGACAAAGCTCTGTCTCTTTTTTTGACATTGCAAAGACAGAGTCAGTAGTTTCGCGTTGGAAAAGGGCTAAAATCTGGGCTTCAAAG GTTGGAAAGGGCTTGTCAAAGGATGAGAAAGGCCAAACACTAAATTACAGGCACTGGTTAGAAGCT ATAGATCCACGCCACCGGTATGGCGTGAACCTAAATCGTTATCATGAAGTGTGGTGCAACAGCGAAAGCTCACAGCCATTTTTCTACTG GCTAGATTTTGGTGACGGAAAAGAAGCAATTGCCGAGAAATGTTCAAGGAGTGACCTACAATCGCAATGTATTAAGTATCTCGGACCA AAAGAGAGGGAAGCATATGAAGTAACTCTAAAGAATGGAAAATTTATGTACACCAAAACTGGTGTTTATGTGGACACAGTTGAGGGTACTAAATGGATGTTTGTGCTTAGCACCTCAAGGACCTTATATGCTGGTGAGAAGCAAAGACATCATTTTCACCACTCCAGTTTTCTAGCTGGAGGTGCTTCTCTTTCATCTGGAAGATTGGTCGTCTCTAAGGGAGAGCTCGAG GCTATATGGGCATACAGTGGTCATTATAGGCCAACAGAAGAGCATTTTGAGGAGATAATAACCTTTCTTGAGGAGCACCATGTTGACCTCACCAATGTTAAG AAATACGCAATAGATGATGACACAGTCCCCAAGTCAAAAGTTTCAAGCCTTACAAATGAATCAAAAGATGATGGCACCAAAAATTCCACTAATGAAGTCATTCCACATGCTGCCTAG
- the LOC132634384 gene encoding EPIDERMAL PATTERNING FACTOR-like protein 6, with translation MKGKFCCFLLIMFALCLACVRSRPLAPNQQSLRNKLSTNEGSMSTEVQGQVKEEEENSSVSKEEKVMLGSSPPSCEHKCYGCMPCEAIQVPTKTGRVGVQYTNYEPEGWKCKCGPALYAP, from the exons ATGAAGGGTAAATTCTGCTGTTTTCTCTTAATCATGTTTGCACTTTGTTTAGCCTGTGTTAGAAGCAGGCCTTTGGCACCAAATCAACAATCTCTTCGGAACAAATTGAGTACAAATGAG GGAAGTATGAGCACTGAAGTACAAGGACAagtgaaggaagaagaagaaaatagtaGTGTGAGTAAAGAAGAGAAGGTAATGCTAGGATCAAGTCCACCAAGTTGTGAGCACAAATGCTATGGATGTATGCCTTGTGAAGCCATACAAGTACCTACTAAAACGGGTCGAGTTGGAGTTCAGTACACTAATTACGAACCTGAAGGTTGGAAATGCAAGTGCGGGCCTGCACTTTACGCTCCTTAG
- the LOC132633483 gene encoding coatomer subunit zeta-1-like — protein MAGFLLNHDSCPVIKNILLLDSEGKRVAVKYYSDDWPTNSAKLAFEKSIFTKTQKTNARTEAEITMFENNIIVYKFVQDLHFFVTGGDEENELVLATVLQGFFDAVTLLLRNNVDQREALENLDLILLCLDEIVDGGMVLETDGNVIAGKVSSHNMDDGAPLSEQTITQALATAREHLTRSLLR, from the exons ATGGCCGGTTTCCTTCTAAATCAC GATTCTTGTCCTGTGATAAAGAACATACTTCTTTTGGATTCGGAAGGGAAGCGTGTAGCTGTTAAATACTATTCTGATGACTGGCCGACTAACAGCGCCAAGCTTGCCTTTGAGAAGTCCATTTTCACCAAGACTCAAAAGACAAATGCTCGGACCGAAG CTGAAATAACAATGTTTGAGAACAACATTATTGTTTACAAGTTTGTGCAAGACCTCCACTTCTTTGTCACTGGAGGTGATGAGGAAAATGAACTAGTTCTAGCCACTGTACTTCAGGGTTTCTTTGATGCAGTTACCCTTCTCCTAAG GAATAACGTTGACCAGAGGGAGGCACTTGAGAACTTAGATCTTATTCTTTTATGCCTTGATGAGATTGTGGATGGAGG GATGGTGCTAGAAACTGATGGTAATGTTATTGCTGGAAAAGTCTCCAGTCATAACATGGATGATGGAGCACCCTTGTCCGAACAG ACTATTACTCAAGCTTTGGCAACAGCGCGCGAACATTTGACAAGATCACTTCTCAGATGA
- the LOC132634385 gene encoding serine/threonine-protein phosphatase 7 long form homolog, with product MIGRSAGLWLSGGGQRHIFHLRTGEATITLQDVEVLFGLRVDEEPLHARYEPPPGQTWVTELTRLNHFVPDVAGQISGQSRVQLSALCTYLEGLDPVMDGTLQDDVDRHARLYLLIIFGGILFPNSAGAFVSLRYLVFLEHLDRLGDYSWGGAVLAYLYRCLCRASVGVVRDVCGFFALLQLWVWERMLPFQPVPRHHLEIDMPYARRWTAGFDRDVDTHHSILPFRDQLDHMTDDALFIWMLYSAILDGLPPFCKAGQGGWRLRCPLIHLDIVEDHMPECVLRQFGHTQSIPLDVRHELRHYQRDDRAAVDDIFWLSWMSSSTVGRTGWAL from the exons ATGATTGGGCGCTCAGCAGGGctatggttgagcggtggaggccagagacatatcttccatcttcgcactggtgaggccacgattacacttcaggatgtggaggtcctctttgggTTGCGGGTAGATGAAGAGCCACTACAcgctcggtacgagcctcctcctggtcagacgtgggtgacagagttgactaggctcaaccacttcgtgcctgatgtcGCGGGCCAGATTTCGGGACAGAGTCGagttcagcttagtgcactctgcacttatttggagggtctggatccggttaTGGACGGCACCctgcaggacgatgttgatcgtcatgcccgtttgtacctacttattatattcgggggaatcttgttcccgaactcagcgggtgcctttgtcagtttacgttatttggttttcttggagcatctggaccgcttgggagactacagctggggcggtgctgttttggcgtatctttacagatgcctgtgccgagcgtctgttggtgttgtcagagatgtgtgtggattttttgctcttctccag ttatgggtgtgggagaggatgctcccttttcagcccgtacctaggcatcacctcgagattgacatgccttatgcgaggaggtggacagcgggttttgaccgggatgtggatacgcaccacagtattcttccattccgggaccagcttgatcatatgacggacgatgcg ctatttatatggatgTTGTActctgctatattagatggtttgccgccCTTCTGTAAGGCAGGTCAGGGGGGTTGGAGGttgcggtgtccattgatacacctggacatcgtagaggatcacatgcccgagtgtgtcttacgacagtttgggcatacacagagtataccccttgatgtccgtcatgagctccgacactaccagcgggatgatcgggctgccgttgatgatATTTTTTGGCTTTCttggatgtccagctccaccgttgggagaacaggttgggcactttag